A single genomic interval of Adhaeribacter pallidiroseus harbors:
- a CDS encoding peptidoglycan recognition protein family protein, whose translation MAGWKGIVGNNYVAESFDSYCHSLAWSAWRPSFIVLHNTGIPSLAQRPQGLTAKHLDSLQAYYRDQQGWKGGPHLFIDDQQIWVFTPLTVSGTHSPSWNKVALGIEMLGDYEKEPFHSGRGLAVRRNTVSAIATLCAILGLDPHTLRLHREDPLTTHACPGKNVRKLEIIQEVQDLMVQRHAGEHPIKPVA comes from the coding sequence ATGGCTGGTTGGAAAGGAATTGTCGGTAACAATTACGTCGCCGAATCATTCGATAGTTACTGTCATAGCTTGGCCTGGTCGGCCTGGCGGCCTTCGTTTATTGTGTTGCACAACACCGGTATTCCTTCGCTGGCCCAACGGCCGCAAGGCTTAACGGCCAAACACCTCGACAGTTTGCAAGCCTACTACCGCGATCAACAAGGCTGGAAGGGCGGGCCGCATTTGTTTATCGACGACCAACAAATTTGGGTATTTACGCCTTTAACGGTTTCGGGTACGCATTCGCCCTCCTGGAACAAAGTAGCGCTGGGCATTGAAATGCTGGGCGACTACGAAAAAGAGCCTTTTCACAGTGGCCGGGGTTTGGCCGTTCGGCGCAATACGGTTAGTGCTATTGCTACCTTATGCGCCATTCTGGGCCTCGACCCCCACACCTTACGCCTGCACCGCGAAGATCCCTTAACTACCCACGCCTGCCCCGGAAAAAATGTACGAAAACTGGAAATTATTCAGGAAGTGCAGGATTTAATGGTACAGCGGCACGCCGGCGAACACCCGATTAAACCCGTAGCTTGA
- a CDS encoding Kelch repeat-containing protein produces the protein MKNLFTLLVIRTGKHFFKKTLLISSGVVCLTSPLTFAAHFLKAPKTSANLNWAAGPVFAKKQYTFSVSDQSAPGTTIGKIQATGGDKNTLQYFITGGNTNQTFALNQTTGVVTVAKRLSYHKQNNYQLTVQVKDSSNQTDEATIAIAVSQQIGTAVLSKITWRSVASQPYIFYEGQGEVVNNQWYLFSGFDALKGFTPTSRAYRYDPDANNYTPIAPMPPMNNTKYGGVTHAGFATDENDIYFAGGYTANRTGTAQILGTKEVWKYVVAEDRYVRLPDLPRVSAAGQLEYLNGKLHYIAGTDRKLKIDIGDHYVLDVDNLTAGWDTLASLPSPRQHAGSVVFAGKIYFIAGQTGHDEGSVSTKLVHVYDPATDAWTQLADILAPEGAPGVAHISSSVVVLGNQLIVAGGEYAFTRGLRRVSAYTPATNTWTEITALPLIMRGGVVGVLNGKIYSTGGKGVKATVSGVPVSNQTIAQLTLINAETGAAIRPLNTPDTLNLAALPTRKLSIRATTTPDTVGSVVFQLSGKQTKTQIESKQPYALLGETLNNKYQPWIPETGDYSLKVTPFDQANGKGLTGSAYSTNIIVIDSLVTNLKSTSSHKYAVSKLTQNATVYTDRAYEAVKIPYYLLNATFIKSPNADRLNAAENVLSFDLHQPVIVYVAYNSVATTLPGWLSSWQKLPNQVVISSPKNRNMVLYSKTFAPGKITFGGNQATPAAGSLNNYFVIIKEETGPTSIVAETNLLDQPIRKFKNLPLLNVYPNPKKSGEKVTLEMGHMGQKEKVQVTLHDLTGHTVLTQTYETDAAGKFITKMPLSENLPAGVYLLQIQAPSGRQQAKLFVP, from the coding sequence ATGAAAAACTTATTTACTTTATTGGTTATTCGAACGGGCAAGCATTTTTTTAAAAAAACGCTACTAATTTCCAGCGGAGTTGTTTGTCTGACATCTCCCCTAACGTTTGCCGCCCATTTTTTAAAGGCGCCGAAAACCAGCGCCAACCTTAATTGGGCAGCAGGTCCGGTATTTGCCAAAAAACAGTATACTTTTTCGGTTTCGGATCAAAGCGCTCCGGGTACCACTATTGGCAAAATACAGGCTACGGGTGGCGATAAAAATACCTTACAATACTTTATTACTGGGGGCAACACCAATCAAACTTTTGCCCTGAACCAGACCACTGGTGTGGTAACGGTTGCCAAGCGCCTGAGCTATCACAAGCAAAATAATTACCAGCTTACCGTACAAGTAAAAGATAGCAGCAACCAAACCGATGAAGCGACCATTGCCATTGCTGTTTCGCAGCAAATCGGAACGGCCGTATTAAGTAAGATTACCTGGCGCTCGGTGGCAAGTCAGCCTTATATTTTTTACGAAGGGCAAGGCGAAGTGGTCAATAACCAATGGTACCTTTTTAGTGGTTTCGACGCTTTAAAAGGTTTTACCCCAACCAGCCGGGCCTACCGCTATGACCCGGACGCCAACAACTATACGCCGATTGCCCCTATGCCGCCCATGAACAACACCAAGTACGGCGGGGTTACGCACGCCGGATTTGCTACCGACGAAAATGATATTTATTTTGCCGGCGGCTATACCGCTAATCGTACCGGCACGGCGCAAATATTAGGTACCAAAGAAGTGTGGAAATATGTAGTGGCCGAAGACCGTTACGTACGCCTACCCGATTTACCCCGCGTGAGTGCAGCCGGACAATTAGAGTACCTCAACGGCAAGCTGCATTACATTGCCGGCACCGACCGTAAATTAAAAATTGATATCGGGGACCATTACGTGCTGGATGTGGATAATTTAACGGCGGGCTGGGATACGCTAGCCTCTTTGCCCAGCCCGCGGCAGCACGCCGGTTCGGTGGTATTTGCAGGAAAAATTTATTTTATAGCCGGCCAAACCGGCCACGACGAAGGTTCTGTTTCTACGAAGTTAGTGCACGTGTACGATCCGGCAACAGATGCCTGGACCCAATTAGCCGATATTCTGGCACCGGAAGGCGCACCGGGGGTGGCTCATATTTCCTCGTCGGTGGTGGTGCTGGGCAATCAGCTAATAGTGGCAGGAGGCGAATACGCATTTACCCGCGGCCTGCGACGGGTATCGGCGTATACCCCGGCTACAAATACCTGGACGGAAATTACCGCATTACCCCTGATTATGCGGGGAGGGGTGGTTGGTGTTTTAAACGGTAAGATATACTCTACCGGCGGCAAAGGAGTAAAAGCCACCGTAAGCGGCGTGCCGGTTTCAAACCAAACCATTGCGCAACTTACTTTAATAAATGCCGAAACAGGTGCAGCTATCCGGCCGCTTAACACGCCGGATACCTTAAACCTGGCCGCTTTACCTACCCGAAAACTGAGCATCCGGGCCACTACTACCCCCGATACCGTTGGCAGCGTGGTATTTCAGTTGAGCGGCAAACAAACCAAAACCCAAATAGAAAGTAAACAACCTTATGCTTTATTGGGCGAAACCTTAAATAATAAATACCAACCTTGGATACCGGAAACAGGCGATTATTCTTTAAAAGTTACGCCCTTTGATCAAGCTAACGGAAAAGGTTTGACCGGATCAGCGTATTCTACCAATATTATCGTTATCGACTCGCTGGTAACCAACTTAAAAAGCACTTCGTCGCATAAATATGCCGTGTCCAAGCTTACCCAGAACGCCACCGTTTACACCGATCGCGCTTACGAGGCAGTTAAAATACCCTATTATTTATTAAATGCTACTTTTATTAAATCACCAAACGCAGATAGGCTTAACGCCGCAGAAAACGTATTATCGTTTGATTTGCACCAACCGGTTATTGTTTATGTTGCTTACAATTCCGTGGCTACTACTCTACCCGGGTGGTTAAGCAGTTGGCAAAAATTACCGAACCAGGTAGTTATCAGTAGTCCGAAAAACAGGAATATGGTGCTGTACAGCAAAACTTTTGCGCCGGGTAAAATTACCTTTGGCGGTAATCAGGCCACTCCGGCGGCAGGATCCTTAAATAACTATTTCGTAATTATAAAAGAAGAAACCGGACCAACCAGCATAGTTGCGGAAACCAACCTGCTTGACCAACCAATTAGAAAATTTAAAAATTTGCCACTTTTAAACGTTTACCCTAACCCGAAAAAGTCAGGAGAGAAAGTTACCTTGGAAATGGGCCATATGGGCCAGAAAGAAAAAGTACAGGTTACCCTGCACGATCTTACCGGCCACACGGTACTAACCCAAACCTACGAAACCGATGCCGCCGGGAAATTTATCACGAAAATGCCTTTATCCGAAAACCTGCCAGCCGGGGTTTACCTGCTCCAAATACAGGCGCCTTCGGGCAGGCAGCAGGCAAAATTATTTGTTCCGTAA
- a CDS encoding M48 family metalloprotease, which translates to MTKLITKSKLGLLVCTAVFVCNSCATNPVTGKRDISFVSKQQEIAMGQQADPEVISQFGLYPNEALQRFINQKGQQMVAVSHRKDLKYEFKIVDSPVINAFAVPGGYVYFTRGIMAHFNNEAQFAGVLGHEIGHIAARHSARQQSKSMLAQLGLVVGMVVSPELAQFGDAAQQSLALLFLKFGRDDERESDRLGVEYSTKIGYDANYMADFFRTLQRQQEQSEAEPIPDFLSTHPNPADRYETVKELAADWQQKTKATNLQVNRNSFLKLIDGIVYGEDPRQGFVEANVFYHPELKFQFPVPTGWAYQNSPQQFQMAEKEGKAMMALTLVPGKTLEEAAQQMLQKYQLQVVENQKITVNGLPALAIVADQKPQEDPQQQQQQQQQTPAVRTLTYLFQYNSNIYSLMGISLEANFNTYFATFQNTMQRFRALTDPALLNRQAERVRVKTIAKTTTLAQALRQYHVTDKRLTEMAILNGMELNDQVTAGSLIKVVQK; encoded by the coding sequence ATGACTAAATTAATAACTAAATCAAAGTTGGGATTACTGGTTTGTACCGCCGTTTTTGTATGTAATTCCTGCGCCACGAACCCGGTCACGGGTAAACGGGATATTTCGTTTGTATCGAAGCAGCAGGAAATTGCTATGGGGCAACAAGCCGATCCCGAGGTTATTAGTCAGTTTGGCTTATACCCGAACGAAGCCCTGCAACGTTTTATCAATCAGAAAGGCCAGCAAATGGTGGCCGTATCGCACCGCAAAGACTTAAAATACGAATTTAAAATTGTGGATTCGCCGGTGATTAATGCCTTTGCCGTTCCGGGTGGTTACGTGTACTTTACCCGCGGCATTATGGCGCACTTTAACAACGAAGCACAGTTTGCGGGAGTACTGGGTCACGAGATCGGCCATATTGCGGCGCGGCATTCGGCCCGGCAGCAAAGTAAATCCATGCTGGCCCAGCTTGGGTTAGTGGTGGGCATGGTGGTATCGCCGGAACTGGCGCAATTTGGCGACGCGGCGCAACAAAGTCTGGCCTTGTTATTTTTAAAATTCGGGCGCGACGACGAGCGGGAATCCGACCGGTTAGGAGTGGAGTATTCCACTAAAATTGGCTACGATGCCAATTACATGGCTGATTTTTTCCGGACCTTACAACGCCAACAAGAGCAAAGTGAAGCCGAGCCCATTCCGGATTTTTTATCGACGCACCCCAACCCCGCCGACCGGTATGAAACGGTGAAAGAACTGGCCGCCGATTGGCAGCAAAAAACAAAAGCTACCAACCTGCAAGTAAATCGTAATTCTTTTTTAAAATTAATTGATGGCATCGTGTACGGCGAAGATCCGCGCCAGGGCTTCGTGGAAGCTAATGTGTTTTATCACCCGGAGCTTAAATTCCAGTTTCCGGTGCCAACCGGTTGGGCGTACCAGAACTCGCCGCAACAATTTCAGATGGCCGAAAAAGAAGGCAAAGCCATGATGGCTTTAACCTTAGTGCCCGGTAAAACGCTGGAAGAAGCCGCGCAGCAAATGCTGCAAAAATACCAGTTGCAGGTAGTAGAAAATCAAAAAATAACGGTAAATGGCTTGCCGGCACTCGCGATTGTGGCCGACCAAAAACCCCAGGAAGACCCACAACAACAACAACAACAACAACAACAAACGCCCGCTGTTCGCACTTTAACTTATTTATTTCAGTACAACAGCAATATCTACAGTTTAATGGGAATTTCTTTAGAGGCTAATTTTAATACGTATTTTGCCACTTTTCAAAATACCATGCAGCGGTTCCGGGCATTAACTGACCCCGCCCTGCTTAACCGGCAAGCCGAACGCGTTCGGGTGAAAACCATTGCCAAAACGACTACTTTAGCCCAGGCTTTGCGCCAGTACCATGTAACCGATAAACGCCTCACCGAAATGGCCATTTTAAACGGCATGGAACTGAACGATCAGGTTACCGCTGGTTCCCTGATTAAAGTAGTGCAGAAATAA
- a CDS encoding TonB-dependent receptor plug domain-containing protein encodes MNKQKIKNIIYLLPFFGLALVAFVSPPDKWLSQLKTNLDTYRTQYAPEKVYLTLDKPYYAPGQSIWLKGYLLDAASLRPSLKSGVLYVDLLNAENKAVAQLTLKAVHGKAAGDFALPTDLPAGQYRLTAYTQYQRNFGENTFFNLSIEVIGATPVSQKTTESTGLVDVQFFPEGGDLVTGLSSRLAFKATGTNSAGLLVNGSVYTSQGQKVLDFTGSHLGMGSFEFQPQAGVTYVAKINAAGKTREYQLPEALTAGYVMQVEETADAKNWQVTVNSQGTPPASLLLTGVSRETLLFNEKVKLQPGQPARLNVPKAEFPTGIARLTLTTAAGEPLAERLIFADNQEDLQVSLTADKKSYKGRDQVTLQLTAQNNQGQPIATDFALAVTDEELVKQPKNGLNLKAYFLLTSDLRGNVEQPGYYFAGNDQGRKQALDHLLLTQGWRRFNWQEIAAGKFPALNFAAEPDLAISGKLVTNKGKAVEGGEALLYLQGQHQAFITTETDQQGKFVFPGFDFTGTIDVVVQGTDARGRRDRLQVKMNENKYFPATPAGPVPTWTEGLLASTSKDFLVASNQQLAAAVTTNSNYSLRSILLSRVEIKGKKDVVQPFKLHDKADVVISRRELPIAPSGNIIESLQGRVAGLQVYRVGQNQFRASIRGQQNSPLYLLDGMPVSESTVSSISQFDVSRIEILKNAASAAIYGGRASGGVIALFTGAAEEDSREVTPGTYIIMHHAQGYSKVREFYSPKYNNVTASNEPDLRTTLYWNPTVKTDAQGKATVTFYTGDRTTTYRAVAEGISDEGKPGRGEVVFSVNSNKDNS; translated from the coding sequence ATGAATAAGCAAAAAATAAAAAATATCATATATCTACTGCCGTTTTTTGGGCTGGCCTTAGTCGCTTTTGTGAGTCCGCCGGATAAGTGGCTGTCACAACTTAAAACCAATCTGGATACCTACCGGACGCAGTACGCGCCCGAAAAAGTTTACCTGACCCTGGACAAACCTTATTACGCTCCCGGCCAATCTATTTGGTTGAAAGGATATTTATTGGATGCAGCCAGCTTGCGCCCTTCCCTTAAAAGCGGAGTGTTGTACGTCGATTTACTTAACGCCGAGAACAAAGCGGTAGCACAGCTTACTTTAAAAGCCGTTCATGGCAAAGCTGCCGGCGACTTTGCGCTGCCAACCGATTTGCCCGCCGGACAGTACCGCCTAACCGCGTATACGCAGTACCAGCGGAACTTTGGAGAAAATACTTTTTTTAATTTGTCCATTGAGGTAATCGGCGCCACGCCGGTGAGCCAGAAAACAACCGAATCAACCGGCCTGGTAGATGTGCAGTTTTTCCCGGAAGGCGGCGACCTTGTTACGGGTTTATCTAGCCGGTTGGCTTTTAAAGCTACCGGAACCAACAGTGCCGGTTTACTTGTAAATGGTTCGGTGTATACCAGCCAAGGACAAAAAGTACTGGATTTTACCGGCTCGCACTTAGGTATGGGTTCTTTTGAATTTCAGCCGCAAGCAGGCGTAACTTACGTAGCCAAAATTAACGCCGCCGGTAAAACGCGGGAATACCAGCTTCCGGAGGCCCTAACCGCGGGTTACGTTATGCAGGTAGAAGAAACAGCAGATGCTAAAAACTGGCAGGTTACCGTGAACAGCCAAGGTACGCCGCCGGCCTCTTTGCTGTTAACGGGAGTAAGCCGCGAAACTTTGTTATTTAACGAAAAAGTTAAGCTGCAACCTGGTCAGCCAGCTCGCCTGAACGTGCCTAAAGCTGAATTCCCGACCGGGATTGCCCGTCTTACTTTAACCACTGCGGCCGGCGAACCATTGGCCGAGCGCTTAATATTTGCCGATAATCAGGAGGACTTACAGGTATCGCTTACCGCGGATAAAAAATCGTACAAAGGGCGTGACCAGGTAACGTTGCAGTTAACGGCGCAAAATAACCAGGGGCAGCCAATAGCCACTGATTTTGCTTTAGCCGTAACCGACGAAGAACTGGTAAAGCAGCCTAAAAACGGGTTGAACCTGAAAGCTTACTTTCTCCTGACTTCGGATTTGCGGGGTAACGTGGAGCAGCCGGGGTATTATTTCGCGGGTAACGACCAAGGCCGGAAACAAGCCCTGGATCATTTGCTGTTAACGCAAGGTTGGCGCCGGTTTAACTGGCAGGAAATTGCTGCCGGTAAATTCCCGGCCTTAAACTTTGCCGCGGAGCCGGATCTGGCGATTAGCGGTAAATTAGTGACCAATAAAGGCAAAGCCGTAGAAGGTGGCGAAGCTTTGTTATACTTACAAGGGCAGCACCAGGCATTTATCACCACCGAAACCGATCAACAAGGAAAATTTGTTTTCCCGGGTTTTGATTTTACCGGAACCATCGACGTGGTGGTACAAGGTACTGATGCGCGTGGTCGCCGCGATCGCCTGCAGGTGAAAATGAACGAAAATAAATATTTTCCGGCTACTCCGGCCGGGCCCGTACCTACCTGGACGGAAGGTTTGCTGGCCAGTACCAGTAAAGATTTTTTGGTGGCAAGTAACCAGCAATTAGCCGCAGCCGTTACTACCAACAGCAATTATTCCTTGCGCAGTATTTTGTTGTCGCGGGTAGAAATAAAAGGCAAAAAGGACGTAGTGCAACCCTTTAAGCTGCACGATAAAGCCGACGTAGTAATTAGCCGGCGCGAGTTGCCGATAGCACCTTCGGGTAATATCATCGAAAGTTTGCAGGGCCGCGTGGCGGGTTTACAGGTGTACCGGGTTGGTCAGAATCAATTCCGGGCGAGTATCCGGGGGCAACAAAACTCCCCGCTGTACTTACTGGATGGCATGCCGGTTTCCGAAAGTACCGTTTCCAGTATCAGCCAGTTTGATGTTAGCCGGATTGAAATTTTAAAAAACGCGGCTAGTGCGGCCATTTACGGCGGTCGGGCTTCCGGCGGAGTGATTGCCTTGTTTACCGGCGCGGCGGAGGAAGACAGCCGCGAGGTTACGCCGGGCACTTACATTATCATGCACCACGCCCAAGGATACAGCAAGGTGCGAGAGTTCTACAGTCCTAAATACAATAATGTCACCGCCAGCAACGAGCCTGATTTACGCACTACCTTGTACTGGAACCCCACTGTAAAAACCGATGCGCAGGGGAAAGCCACCGTTACATTTTACACCGGCGACCGCACCACCACTTACCGCGCCGTGGCTGAAGGTATTTCGGACGAAGGAAAACCCGGTCGGGGAGAGGTCGTATTTTCGGTAAATAGTAACAAAGACAATTCTTAA
- a CDS encoding DUF4255 domain-containing protein, with product MIDNALKVIANEVNRYIVRKLDPDRDPTSTKRITTGNVAKAQEPDSSGSRADSLTAPGILTLVNIEEERNARNPDNFVRKNDKIEYRSPKLYLNLYCLFAINHSSYDTALQYLSLILQFFQHKNVITAKNTPSENGLSLDPKIEKLILDMVSMNAEQVNHLWATLGGKYLPSVLYKVRMITIEEDIADMQAEPVTGIYLNHPVE from the coding sequence ATGATTGATAATGCTTTAAAAGTGATTGCCAACGAAGTAAACCGGTACATTGTCCGCAAATTGGATCCCGACCGCGATCCTACTTCTACGAAACGGATTACGACGGGGAACGTGGCGAAAGCCCAGGAACCAGATTCCTCGGGGTCGCGGGCCGATTCTTTAACCGCACCGGGCATCCTGACGCTGGTAAATATAGAAGAAGAAAGAAATGCGCGCAACCCCGATAATTTTGTGAGAAAAAACGACAAAATAGAATACCGCAGTCCCAAATTGTACTTAAATCTGTATTGCTTGTTCGCGATAAACCATAGTTCCTACGACACGGCTTTGCAGTATCTCTCGCTTATTTTGCAATTTTTTCAGCACAAAAACGTGATTACCGCTAAAAATACGCCTTCCGAAAACGGACTCTCCCTGGATCCTAAAATTGAAAAACTCATTTTGGATATGGTATCTATGAACGCCGAACAGGTGAATCATTTGTGGGCTACCCTGGGCGGGAAATATTTGCCTTCGGTGCTCTACAAAGTGCGCATGATTACCATTGAAGAAGATATTGCCGACATGCAAGCCGAGCCAGTTACCGGCATATACCTCAATCACCCGGTTGAATAA